A genomic stretch from Aedes albopictus strain Foshan chromosome 2, AalbF5, whole genome shotgun sequence includes:
- the LOC115265304 gene encoding protein LLP homolog, which produces MTARSKSRRDKNNRIRRAKNKVKELKKLKKTLGLIDDDGMEIMEKVKDITEQQKKKEEEEKIKQEAMDEIIRKETGELGLETEEFVEVEHQESKVKHKYNAKTKRDQFGQYPVWYNARKERRKQLLIEGKIKKKRGRPGRKMHFIDATCNWRGIV; this is translated from the exons ATGACGGCCCGGTCCAAATCTCGGCGGGACAAAAACAACCGCATCCGCCGCGCCAAGAACAAGGTGAAGGAGctgaaaaaactgaagaaaactcTCGGCCtcatcgacgacgacggaatggAGATTATGGAAAAGGTGAAGGACATCACCGAGCAGCAGAAGAAGAAGGAG GAAGAGGAGAAAATCAAACAGGAAGCCATGGATGAGATCATTCGCAAGGAAACCGGTGAACTGGGACTGGAAACGGAAGAGTTCGTGGAAGTGGAACACCAGGAATCGAAAGTGAAACACAAATACAACGCCAAAACGAAACGGGACCAGTTCGGTCAGTATCCGGTGTGGTACAATGCCCGGAAGGAGCGCCGGAAGCAGCTGCTGATCGAGGGTAAGATCAAGAAGAAGCGCGGCCGTCCGGGAAGGAAGATGCACTTCATCGATGCCACATGCAACTGGAGAGGTATCGTTTGA